One Ictalurus furcatus strain D&B chromosome 24, Billie_1.0, whole genome shotgun sequence DNA segment encodes these proteins:
- the eif3ba gene encoding eukaryotic translation initiation factor 3, subunit Ba — translation MRGTEEMEAEVEFDEGEEPSFSDPEDFEDDISDQELLEDVLREQPQEADGIDSVVVVDNVPQVGPDRLEKLKNVIHKIFSKFGKITNEFYPEADGKTKGYIFLEYSVPSHAHEAVKNADGYKLDKQHTFRVNLFTDFDKYMTISDEWEAPEKQPFKDFGNLRHWLEDPDCRDQYSVIYDSGEKTGIFSNDVKEPIEVEERARWTETYVRWSPKGTYLATFHQRGIALWGGEKFKQIQRFSHQGVQLIDFSPCERYVVTFSPLMDTKDDPQAIIIWDVLTGQKKRGFHCESSAHWPIFKWSPDGKFFARMTQDTLSIYETPSMGLLDKKSLKINGIKDFSWSPGDNIIAFWVPEDKDIPARVTLMQLPSRNEIRVRNLFNVVDCKLHWQKNGDYLCVKVDRTPKGTQGIVTNFEIFRMREKQVPVDVVEMKEGIIAFAWEPNGSRFAVLHGESPRINASFYHVKSNGKIDLIKMFDKQQANSIFWSPQGQFLVLAGLRSMNGALAFVDTSDCTMMNIAEHYMASDVEWDPTGRFVVTSVSWWSHKVDNAYWLWTFQGRLLQKNNKDRFCQLLWRPRPPSLLSQEQIKAIKKDLKKYSKIFEQKDRLSQSKASKELVDKRRAMMEDYRKYREAAMKMYQEQRPLRLELRGGVDTDELDSNVEDWEEETIEFFINEEIIPIGDL, via the exons ATGAGAGGCACGGAAGAAATGGAGGCTGAAGTAGAGTTTGATGAAGGCGAGGAGCCCTCATTCAGCGACCCCGAGGACTTTGAGGATGACATCAGTGATCAGG AGCTGTTGGAAGATGTCCTGAGAGAGCAACCTCAAGAGGCTGATGGCATCGACTCGGTCGTCGTTGTCGACAACGTTCCCCAAGTAGGACCTGATCGTCTGGAGAAACTAAAGAACGTCATCCACAAGATCTTCTCCAAGTTTGGCAAAATCACCAACGAGTTCTACCCAGAAGcagatggaaagaccaaagg GTACATTTTTCTGGAGTACTCTGTCCCGAGTCACGCGCACGAAGCAGTGAAGAATGCCGATGGCTACAAGTTGGATAAGCAGCACACCTTCCGCGTCAACCTGTTCACTGACTTCGACAA GTACATGACGATCAGTGATGAATGGGAAGCGCCTGAGAAGCAGCCCTTCAAAGATTTT GGAAATCTGCGCCACTGGTTGGAGGACCCCGACTGCCGTGATCAGTACAGCGTGATCTATGATTCTGGTGAGAAAACAGGCATCTTTTCCAACGACGTCAAGGAACCCATTGAGGTTGAGGAGAGAGCG CGCTGGACAGAAACATACGTGCGCTGGTCTCCTAAAGGCACCTACCTGGCCACGTTCCATCAGAGAGGCATTGCGCTGTGGGGTGGTGAGAAGTTCAAACAGATTCAGCGGTTCAGCCATCAGGGAGTGCAGCTGATCGACTTCTCCCCTTGTGAGAG gtatgTGGTTACATTTAGTCCCCTGATGGACACGAAAGATGATCCACAGGCCATCATAATCTGGGACGTTCTGACTGGCCAGAAGAAGAGAGGTTTCCACTGCGAGAGCTCTGCCCACTGGCCAATCTTCAA GTGGAGTCCAGACGGGAAGTTCTTTGCTAGGATGACTCAGGACACCCTCAGCATCTACGAGACACCG TCAATGGGTCTTTTGGACAAGAAGAGTTTGAAGATAAACGGAATTAA AGATTTCTCCTGGTCCCCCGGTGATAACATCATTGCGTTCTGGGTTCCCGAGGACAAAGATATCCCGGCGAGGGTGACACTCATGCAGCTTCCGTCCAGGAACGAGATCAGAGTACGCAATCTGTTTAATGTGGTGGACTGCAAACTTCACTGGCAGAAGAACGGCGACTATCTTTGCGTAAAGGTGGACAGGACTCCTAAGGGAACACAG GGGATTGTCACAAATTTTGAGATCTTCAGGATGAGGGAGAAGCAGGTTCCTGTGGATGTTGTGGAGATGAAAG AGGGCATCATTGCCTTTGCCTGGGAACCCAATGGGAGTAGGTTTGCAGTGCTGCATGGCGAATCCCCCAGGATCAACGCGTCTTTTTACCACGTGAAGAGCAACGGCAAAATCGACTTGATCA aaatgtttgaCAAACAGCAGGCCAACAGCATCTTCTGGAGCCCTCAGGGTCAGTTCTTGGTCTTGGCTGGATTGAGGAG CATGAACGGTGCCCTGGCGTTCGTAGACACCTCAGACTGCACCATGATGAACATCGCTGAGCATTACATGGCCTCTGATGTGGAATGGGACCCAACTGGCCGATTTGTTGTCACCTCTGTTTCTTGGTGGAGCCACAAG GTAGACAACGCGTACTGGCTGTGGACATTTCAAGGGCGACTgctgcagaaaaacaacaaagaccGTTTCTGCCAGCTGCTGTGGCGGCCTcgtcctccctctctcctctcccagGAGCAGATAAAG GCCATCAAGAAAGACCTGAAGAAATACTCCAAGATCTTCGAGCAGAAAGATCGACTCAGCCAGTCGAAGGCTTCAAAG GAACTGGTCGACAAGAGACGTGCAATGATGGAGGATTACCGCAAGTACCGCGAGGCCGCCATGAAGATGTATCAGGAGCAGAGACCTCTCCGCCTCGAGCTCAGAGGAG GTGTGGACACTGATGAACTGGACAGTAATGTCGAAGACTGGGAAGAGGAGACCATTGAGTTTTTCATCAATGAAGAAATCATTCCAATCGGAGATCTGTAG